A stretch of Oreochromis aureus strain Israel breed Guangdong linkage group 11, ZZ_aureus, whole genome shotgun sequence DNA encodes these proteins:
- the LOC120442656 gene encoding carcinoembryonic antigen-related cell adhesion molecule 6-like isoform X4, with amino-acid sequence METFSDILLIYFFIFGSISGFTEGEGVLPDGPLNAAVGETVMFTTTLTPTEKPFKSVNWAFNFSKLIIVVINSEETIGPEYEGRITFFPSNASLELRSLTLDDTGPYSVNIVQDGILPSGRTTLVIYEKVSSVLVTSSSTDLVEFSGSVSLSCSASGSSLSFLWLNGSSEVTASDRVQLTDGGSSLTIINVTRFDQGPFRCSVSNPVSTGTSDPVNLSISYGPENINLILSPPQGYFAVGSDISLTCSVGSRPPAQFNWFLNGDQLLDTGSELRLMNVQMSHSGNYSCQAFNSKTLRSQTSQPSTITVLDQSSECAAGCIAGIVIACFSIIAVACGVGYYFYRRRTNKNPQTHITGEHVYENSSPYDKKI; translated from the exons GTTTCACTGAAGGAGAAGGTGTGTTGCCTGATGGTCCTCTGAATGCAGCTGTAGGAGAAACTGTGATGTTCACTACAACACTGACTCCAACAGAGAAACCGTTTAAATCTGTGAACTGGGCTTTTAATTTCTCTAAGCTTATAATAGTCGTAATTAACTCAGAAGAAACTATTGGACCTGAGTATGAAGGCAGGATCACCTTCTTCCCATCTAATGCGTCTTTGGAGCTCAGGAGTCTCACTCTGGATGACACTGGACCTTACAGTGTTAACATTGTACAAGATGGAATACTCCCAAGTGGCCGAACCACTCTGGTGATATACG AGAAAGTCTCCAGTGTGTTGGTAACTTCCAGCAGCACAGACTTGGTTGAGTTCAGTggttctgtctctctgtcctgcTCTGCCTCTggatcctctctctctttcctctggTTGAACGGCAGCTCTGAGGTTACAGCAAGTGACAGAGTTCAGCTCACTGATGGAGGCTCCAGTCTGACTATAATCAATGTGACCCGCTTTGACCAGGGACCATTCAGGTGTAGTGTGTCCAACCCTGTCAGTACTGGTACCAGTGATCCAGTAAACCTCTCCATCAGCT ATGGCCCCGAAAATATCAATTTGATCTTATCTCCACCACAAGGATACTTTGCTGTGGGGTCAGACATCAGCCTCACCTGCTCAGTTGGATCCAGACCTCCTGCCCAGTTTAACTGGTTTCTGAATGGAGATCAGCTGCTTGATACTGGATCAGAGCTCAGACTGATGAATGTTCAGATGAGTCACAgtggaaactacagctgtcagGCCTTTAACAGCAAAACTCTGAGATCTCAAACATCTCAGCCTTCAACCATCACTGTACTGG ACCAATCATCAGAATGTGCTGCAGGTTGTATCGCTGGAATTGTAATCGCATGTTTTTCCATCATTGCTGTTGCTTGTGGTGTAGGATACTACTTTTATAGAAGAAG AACCAACAAAAATCCACAGACACATATTACAG GAGAACATGTGTATGAGAACAGTTCCCCATATGACAAGAAAATCTGA
- the LOC120442656 gene encoding carcinoembryonic antigen-related cell adhesion molecule 5-like isoform X2: protein METFSDILLIYFFIFGSISGFTEGEGVLPDGPLNAAVGETVMFTTTLTPTEKPFKSVNWAFNFSKLIIVVINSEETIGPEYEGRITFFPSNASLELRSLTLDDTGPYSVNIVQDGILPSGRTTLVIYEKVSSVLVTSSSTDLVEFSGSVSLSCSASGSSLSFLWLNGSSEVTASDRVQLTDGGSSLTIINVTRFDQGPFRCSVSNPVSTGTSDPVNLSISYGPENINLILSPPQGYFAVGSDISLTCSVGSRPPAQFNWFLNGDQLLDTGSELRLMNVQMSHSGNYSCQAFNSKTLRSQTSQPSTITVLAEGTSVSLTCEASGSVFTRNWMKDGSKLTLTDNMTLSDNNRVLTFNTVKRKDEGEYFCNISNPVSSDGAKYVLIFNYQSSECAAGCIAGIVIACFSIIAVACGVGYYFYRRRTNKNPQTHITGEHVYENSSPYDKKI from the exons GTTTCACTGAAGGAGAAGGTGTGTTGCCTGATGGTCCTCTGAATGCAGCTGTAGGAGAAACTGTGATGTTCACTACAACACTGACTCCAACAGAGAAACCGTTTAAATCTGTGAACTGGGCTTTTAATTTCTCTAAGCTTATAATAGTCGTAATTAACTCAGAAGAAACTATTGGACCTGAGTATGAAGGCAGGATCACCTTCTTCCCATCTAATGCGTCTTTGGAGCTCAGGAGTCTCACTCTGGATGACACTGGACCTTACAGTGTTAACATTGTACAAGATGGAATACTCCCAAGTGGCCGAACCACTCTGGTGATATACG AGAAAGTCTCCAGTGTGTTGGTAACTTCCAGCAGCACAGACTTGGTTGAGTTCAGTggttctgtctctctgtcctgcTCTGCCTCTggatcctctctctctttcctctggTTGAACGGCAGCTCTGAGGTTACAGCAAGTGACAGAGTTCAGCTCACTGATGGAGGCTCCAGTCTGACTATAATCAATGTGACCCGCTTTGACCAGGGACCATTCAGGTGTAGTGTGTCCAACCCTGTCAGTACTGGTACCAGTGATCCAGTAAACCTCTCCATCAGCT ATGGCCCCGAAAATATCAATTTGATCTTATCTCCACCACAAGGATACTTTGCTGTGGGGTCAGACATCAGCCTCACCTGCTCAGTTGGATCCAGACCTCCTGCCCAGTTTAACTGGTTTCTGAATGGAGATCAGCTGCTTGATACTGGATCAGAGCTCAGACTGATGAATGTTCAGATGAGTCACAgtggaaactacagctgtcagGCCTTTAACAGCAAAACTCTGAGATCTCAAACATCTCAGCCTTCAACCATCACTGTACTGG CTGAGGGAACCTCTGTCAGCTTAACCTGTGAAGCTTCTGGCTCAGTCTTTACCAGAAACTGGATGAAGGATGGCTCCAAACTGACCCTGACTGACAACATGACCCTTTCTGACAATAACAGAGTGTTGACCTTTAACACTGTGAAGAGGAAAGATGAAGGAGAATATTTTTGTAATATCAGCAACCCTGTCAGCAGTGATGGAGCTAAATATGTGCTGATTTTTAACT ACCAATCATCAGAATGTGCTGCAGGTTGTATCGCTGGAATTGTAATCGCATGTTTTTCCATCATTGCTGTTGCTTGTGGTGTAGGATACTACTTTTATAGAAGAAG AACCAACAAAAATCCACAGACACATATTACAG GAGAACATGTGTATGAGAACAGTTCCCCATATGACAAGAAAATCTGA
- the LOC120442656 gene encoding carcinoembryonic antigen-related cell adhesion molecule 5-like isoform X3, protein METFSDILLIYFFIFGSISGFTEGEGVLPDGPLNAAVGETVMFTTTLTPTEKPFKSVNWAFNFSKLIIVVINSEETIGPEYEGRITFFPSNASLELRSLTLDDTGPYSVNIVQDGILPSGRTTLVIYEKVSSVLVTSSSTDLVEFSGSVSLSCSASGSSLSFLWLNGSSEVTASDRVQLTDGGSSLTIINVTRFDQGPFRCSVSNPVSTGTSDPVNLSISYGPENINLILSPPQGYFAVGSDISLTCSVGSRPPAQFNWFLNGDQLLDTGSELRLMNVQMSHSGNYSCQAFNSKTLRSQTSQPSTITVLVFTRNWMKDGSKLTLTDNMTLSDNNRVLTFNTVKRKDEGEYFCNISNPVSSDGAKYVLIFNYQSSECAAGCIAGIVIACFSIIAVACGVGYYFYRRRTNKNPQTHITGEHVYENSSPYDKKI, encoded by the exons GTTTCACTGAAGGAGAAGGTGTGTTGCCTGATGGTCCTCTGAATGCAGCTGTAGGAGAAACTGTGATGTTCACTACAACACTGACTCCAACAGAGAAACCGTTTAAATCTGTGAACTGGGCTTTTAATTTCTCTAAGCTTATAATAGTCGTAATTAACTCAGAAGAAACTATTGGACCTGAGTATGAAGGCAGGATCACCTTCTTCCCATCTAATGCGTCTTTGGAGCTCAGGAGTCTCACTCTGGATGACACTGGACCTTACAGTGTTAACATTGTACAAGATGGAATACTCCCAAGTGGCCGAACCACTCTGGTGATATACG AGAAAGTCTCCAGTGTGTTGGTAACTTCCAGCAGCACAGACTTGGTTGAGTTCAGTggttctgtctctctgtcctgcTCTGCCTCTggatcctctctctctttcctctggTTGAACGGCAGCTCTGAGGTTACAGCAAGTGACAGAGTTCAGCTCACTGATGGAGGCTCCAGTCTGACTATAATCAATGTGACCCGCTTTGACCAGGGACCATTCAGGTGTAGTGTGTCCAACCCTGTCAGTACTGGTACCAGTGATCCAGTAAACCTCTCCATCAGCT ATGGCCCCGAAAATATCAATTTGATCTTATCTCCACCACAAGGATACTTTGCTGTGGGGTCAGACATCAGCCTCACCTGCTCAGTTGGATCCAGACCTCCTGCCCAGTTTAACTGGTTTCTGAATGGAGATCAGCTGCTTGATACTGGATCAGAGCTCAGACTGATGAATGTTCAGATGAGTCACAgtggaaactacagctgtcagGCCTTTAACAGCAAAACTCTGAGATCTCAAACATCTCAGCCTTCAACCATCACTGTACTGG TCTTTACCAGAAACTGGATGAAGGATGGCTCCAAACTGACCCTGACTGACAACATGACCCTTTCTGACAATAACAGAGTGTTGACCTTTAACACTGTGAAGAGGAAAGATGAAGGAGAATATTTTTGTAATATCAGCAACCCTGTCAGCAGTGATGGAGCTAAATATGTGCTGATTTTTAACT ACCAATCATCAGAATGTGCTGCAGGTTGTATCGCTGGAATTGTAATCGCATGTTTTTCCATCATTGCTGTTGCTTGTGGTGTAGGATACTACTTTTATAGAAGAAG AACCAACAAAAATCCACAGACACATATTACAG GAGAACATGTGTATGAGAACAGTTCCCCATATGACAAGAAAATCTGA
- the LOC120442656 gene encoding carcinoembryonic antigen-related cell adhesion molecule 1-like isoform X1: METFSDILLIYFFIFGSISGFTEGEGVLPDGPLNAAVGETVMFTTTLTPTEKPFKSVNWAFNFSKLIIVVINSEETIGPEYEGRITFFPSNASLELRSLTLDDTGPYSVNIVQDGILPSGRTTLVIYEKVSSVLVTSSSTDLVEFSGSVSLSCSASGSSLSFLWLNGSSEVTASDRVQLTDGGSSLTIINVTRFDQGPFRCSVSNPVSTGTSDPVNLSISYGPENINLILSPPQGYFAVGSDISLTCSVGSRPPAQFNWFLNGDQLLDTGSELRLMNVQMSHSGNYSCQAFNSKTLRSQTSQPSTITVLEKISGPSILLNSSTNLPAEGTSVSLTCEASGSVFTRNWMKDGSKLTLTDNMTLSDNNRVLTFNTVKRKDEGEYFCNISNPVSSDGAKYVLIFNYQSSECAAGCIAGIVIACFSIIAVACGVGYYFYRRRTNKNPQTHITGEHVYENSSPYDKKI; the protein is encoded by the exons GTTTCACTGAAGGAGAAGGTGTGTTGCCTGATGGTCCTCTGAATGCAGCTGTAGGAGAAACTGTGATGTTCACTACAACACTGACTCCAACAGAGAAACCGTTTAAATCTGTGAACTGGGCTTTTAATTTCTCTAAGCTTATAATAGTCGTAATTAACTCAGAAGAAACTATTGGACCTGAGTATGAAGGCAGGATCACCTTCTTCCCATCTAATGCGTCTTTGGAGCTCAGGAGTCTCACTCTGGATGACACTGGACCTTACAGTGTTAACATTGTACAAGATGGAATACTCCCAAGTGGCCGAACCACTCTGGTGATATACG AGAAAGTCTCCAGTGTGTTGGTAACTTCCAGCAGCACAGACTTGGTTGAGTTCAGTggttctgtctctctgtcctgcTCTGCCTCTggatcctctctctctttcctctggTTGAACGGCAGCTCTGAGGTTACAGCAAGTGACAGAGTTCAGCTCACTGATGGAGGCTCCAGTCTGACTATAATCAATGTGACCCGCTTTGACCAGGGACCATTCAGGTGTAGTGTGTCCAACCCTGTCAGTACTGGTACCAGTGATCCAGTAAACCTCTCCATCAGCT ATGGCCCCGAAAATATCAATTTGATCTTATCTCCACCACAAGGATACTTTGCTGTGGGGTCAGACATCAGCCTCACCTGCTCAGTTGGATCCAGACCTCCTGCCCAGTTTAACTGGTTTCTGAATGGAGATCAGCTGCTTGATACTGGATCAGAGCTCAGACTGATGAATGTTCAGATGAGTCACAgtggaaactacagctgtcagGCCTTTAACAGCAAAACTCTGAGATCTCAAACATCTCAGCCTTCAACCATCACTGTACTGG aaaaaatatcagGTCCTTCAATTTTGCTTAACTCTTCAACAAACCTGCCAGCTGAGGGAACCTCTGTCAGCTTAACCTGTGAAGCTTCTGGCTCAGTCTTTACCAGAAACTGGATGAAGGATGGCTCCAAACTGACCCTGACTGACAACATGACCCTTTCTGACAATAACAGAGTGTTGACCTTTAACACTGTGAAGAGGAAAGATGAAGGAGAATATTTTTGTAATATCAGCAACCCTGTCAGCAGTGATGGAGCTAAATATGTGCTGATTTTTAACT ACCAATCATCAGAATGTGCTGCAGGTTGTATCGCTGGAATTGTAATCGCATGTTTTTCCATCATTGCTGTTGCTTGTGGTGTAGGATACTACTTTTATAGAAGAAG AACCAACAAAAATCCACAGACACATATTACAG GAGAACATGTGTATGAGAACAGTTCCCCATATGACAAGAAAATCTGA